In the Salvia miltiorrhiza cultivar Shanhuang (shh) chromosome 8, IMPLAD_Smil_shh, whole genome shotgun sequence genome, atatcattaatcagTTATTGCGTGCatgataaattattatattatggtGAAAGGcatatttatatacacatacacacacatgtATGTGgtgatttttaaataataatctctaaataaaataaaaaacgaagatttaatttattttcagtCATTTGATCATTAAGATTTACAGTAGATAAATCATTTTAGTGGATGAATGCGGCACTTTGATTCAAATCTTCAAtggtgtaattttttttgtacaaAAAATTTAGCaatgaatatattaatttttatagaaaatacgtcaattttaatggttctcatGTTAGTTCTTACCACGCGTGCACACACAATGACACAGACAcacatatataaaaatatatatattacacaggttataatatatattcaattaattaatacactcaattagttttttttatttaatatatattttattgccTCGAATTGTCCCAATCATTTTTTACTCAAGTATACAATAAATTGTGAACCATATATTCAAGTTATATATTTACTACGCATTCAACAAGTCAATCTCGGATCTTAAAAGAAAAGTAAATTTCAATATTATATTTTGCAAATTTCGTTCATATGtacattttcatttaatttcttttatatttatttttaactattcaTTAGAAAATCCAATATTGTATTAAAGTAAGAAAAATAAATGTAATGTAACATACACATTTCCTAATATTTATAACgactataaataatatataaaccAAGACACAGATATCACAAAACAAATATAGAATTACAATAAAGTTCAGAAAATACACAAAAACGCACcaacaattaattaaaacaaggTCATGTGGTTTTCTTTACCTCTATATTAATAATATCCCTCTCATGAAATCGCACTTAAAAAAAggggggaaaaagaaaaaacagtaTCGAAACCCTAATTAAGACGGTTCGACCGGCGTGCGGCGGCCGTCCGGCGCCGTTCCCGCGGCTCTGGACTGCGGGAAGCCACTGAGCTGGCCTATGCTGGCGGACATATTCATGGCGAGGAGGCTGCTGGCGTCGTAGCCGCTGGCGCCGTCAAAGGCCCTGATCATCTGCTGGTTGGTGACGGGGAAGAGCTGGTGGTGGAAGTGGTGGTGGTCGCGggcggaggcggcgccggcgccTAGGAGGTTGATCCCCTGGTGATGGAGGAGGCCGTGGCCGGAGATGCCTAGGTTCTGGTACTTAGAGAGCTCGGATTTAGCACAGCTGAGGTCCATTTGGAGCTGGCGGAGCTGGTGCTGGAGGAGGGAGATGACGCCCACGCAGCCGTAGACGGGGTCACGCAGCCGCATGTCCGCCTCGTAGGCCAGGGAATTGACGGCGTCCTCGCGCTGGTGTGGCTGCAGCTCGTTCAGGAGTTTCGTCACGTTGCTCGCGCCGAACACCTTGTGCACGTTCGCGAATTTCTGCGGCTGGTCCGGCGGGAAGTACGGGGCGAACACGCACTCCGGCAGGCACTTTCGCCGGAGGAACTTGCATGCCGCGCACGGCGAGGTCGTCGACGACGAGGCCATTGCaaacctgctgctgctgctgctcaatAACCAATTTTTCCAGGATGAGATGATAATATCAATTCTTGGATTCAAGAAATTAAGGGGATTGGGAGTTCTATTTAATATTACTGTAACAAAACACAGAGTTCCAACATGATTTCTTGGAGAAATAACAAGAGAGTTCTAGAAATTCATGTGTGGAAGAGAAGTTTGAGATAAGAAATTAAGATCTATGATAGTAAATGGGGAAAAATTATTGGGTGTTTCAGTTTAATAAAAGATGAAGTCCCAACATGATGTACGGAATGAAGATCTATGATAATGGAGGGGAAAAATTGGGTGACAAAAGATGAAGTCCCAATATGAATTCTTGAAAAACCTAATGATAAAATTCCATCATATTTTGGAAACGAAAAGAAAAGAATGAAATGTAAATCCAGTTTTTACCACTGGGGTGTTCCAGACCATGATTGAAACAGACAGCTTTAAATTTAAGACATAAAATTAGCTTGACCACCAAATCATTGACAGCTTTTAATAGAGATAAAATCAATAAAGTTGATTGAAATCAAACATGGAAACAACACAGAAATTTTTGGGGAAAAAAAACTATATCTGGAAATTGGATTTCGATATACCTGCCCTATATTTTCTACGCCTCGTAGGATCTGTCAATTCTTTTTATCCCCATAATtctatctaatcaatcaatacacacacaatatatatatatatatagagagagagagagagagggagaggaaaGAGGAAAGAGGAAAGTAATTATGTTTATACCTACTGCGTTCTAGTAGTATATTTCCTCCGTTCAGGGCTGGTGATTtgttacaaaaatataaatgatgatAATAAACACACCAAACTTTTTGGAATTGTATCTTGTTGAAATCTCATACATATATGATAGTGTAAAAGATTTCATTTTGTATGATGGGTTTTCCTCTAAATCCACCCCAGAACCCTACTCAAGATTTTCATGCTATTtcttgagagagaaagagatagaAAGCTAGTACTTTAGGgttctttttataaatatggAAAAAGGTGGAAGAAGAAAGGAAGATTTTGGAATTGGATCTCGTGAAAgtgaggtttttttttttttctttcttggttttcttatatattattattatgttatgCCACTGATATCAATGTTAGTCTTTTTTAACCAGATCTTGCTTAGAATTCATCCAATTCTCACATGTGAGTGAGTGACTAATAGCCAAAATATTCAcacacgcacatacaaaccaagagagagagagagaggtgactTCAATTACCTGTATGAAAATGAGACTTTTGAGAAAGCCAGTTGTTTCGTCTACTGGGATAGTATTATATTTGTGTCACACacacaataatatatatatatatatatgtgtgtgtagtGCGTGTGGTGTGTGAAAACGCAGCAAGAGAAAAGGAGGGAATTTATATGATGAGAAAAATGGGATATACCTAGGCAGAATAAAAGTTgttaaaaactctctttttcttcttcttcttctttccctTAGACAAATCTAACGTGCCTCGGTTTCTGCGGTCAAAtatcacttttcttttcttttcgttttttCCCCTCTTTGGCTGCTGTGCACTTTGACAAAACAGATCAAAATCAGCTTCAGATCTTGATTTTATCCCTcaaattctagagagagagagagaaagagactcTGAGAGTTTGCTGGATTAATAGTAGTAGTTCAACTTTATGTGTGGGCGGCTGGGTAAtgaaatgatgatgatgatgatgatgataatgatGATAATCTTTTTAATGGGTTTCGAGAATCATGCAAAAAAGGCCTTTCTTTGAGGTGCAATCTTGAAATGAAGTGCATATAAAGATGGTGCTGCGGAAGAGAAGGAAGAACCCGTATCTCAtgaggagagagaggagagagagagacagacagatttaacaaatatatacattgctatatatatagagagagagaagaggtgagagagagagagagagaggtgaagGCGGAGGAAATTCCCCCAACGCCAGAGGCTATGGGAATGGGGGAGAAAAGCAGAaaagtgaaataaaattttgctaAGAGAGTGGAacttatagcaaaataaaatcTCACTCACTCACAGTGTAGTGTGGGTCGTGTGTGTATGTATAGGTGTATGTATCACCCTGAAAACGGAAGAAGGAAGGTAGTGAAAATTGAATTATTGTAATGCAgaaggggggtggggggtggggtgggaaGAAGGTATAAGTATAATCACTATGACTATCTTACAGATTTCAGAGTGCAGAGATTTGAGAGCGAGTTGTCTAGTGTCGTGACATGACCTTTccttttaattctttttattttattttttaatttggatTTTTCATGTTTGTAATAAtcttggggggtgggtgggtgggtgggtgggtgggtgggagTTAATATTTGTGGGAtatttccctttcttttgtgtATCTGCACTGGCTTTTGGCTCATCTGCCCTATCCCTAATTGCCTATTTATGGTAGTCAAGTTTGATGCTTAGCTATCAAATTATAGGGTTTCTAGCTTGTGCTCTTTAGACAATAAatatggagtattatatatttaccaGTATATATTGTGATCAAATTTAGCATTTTATTCTTTCtaacttttttttcttataaatcTGTGAGAAGATAATTATAGAGGCAAAATTTAAAGTGCCCTTTCTcttatgaataatttgaaaaatgcccacccttatcatgcaaagcactacatgccctaaataagtgaagaaccgaaaatgccctttgaatgtgaTGGATGTGCATTGTTTTCAGCAAAAGTActtacacatctatgacaaaagttgttaaagtgtaagaaaaacatcaattcaaCAATTTAAACATTGAAATCGGTCAAATATGTGTTGGAACATGTGAAATACTGACAGAGaagttaatatttatttatttttgaattaaaatcgaaggttttacaagtaaatcgtaggctaattaatcaatggaaaataaatactaaaaattaacacaatcgatattagcactcaaaacacacattggaaaaaaaaaacaagcgtCCGACCGGGAAAAACAAGTGTCCGACCGGACACAAGTTttcaccgggcggacacatatatgttccggtcggatagatgtttttttggttcctatgtgtgttttgagtgctaatatggattgtgttaattttttgtatttatattccatcgattaattagccttcaattaagggacataatttttttttttttaaattgatgataaacgacaaatatgatgtgaaatagctttgtcagtaaagtattcatgttaaacactctaatttcattgaaattcacctgaaatgaaggaatctttgtttatatatgagtgaattctctcattctctcatcctctcatccgaacactcaaagtgaaaaaacactcaaactcattagaaattctaatattttccaagtggtgaagctattatttgtgaattctctcatccgaacgtttaaaggtatgtcattttacgtttgaaatgtaatttaagttggttattgtttattttcaatgttttgtttgatcctatatgcttatgtgaattattagcatattatagcatactatgatttaaagccacgtttgaaggaaatacatgtgaattagagcaaattctatcatgttttaaagtattaattagtaattattagttgcattttagttctatacatatatattgctacataaCTCATGTTATTATGCTCGAAAATTATGTATCCGCCCGGACAAGTGTCCttgaaaatgtgtccggccgtgtgtaattgtatatcatgtaatacacggccggacacatttcctcggctacttccccgggcggatagatgtttttcgagtgtattaacatgttatatgttgtattttaacattgtattccatttacatcatatatttatttatttattattttttctgtagatgaatgaatatgggagatactttgtggttaattatggaggtgccttcaatggttatgagtacatcggcggctcttctaagaatttgcatattttcggagacacaATGGCCAGTACGGTGTACATGATAAATTACCTGATGAtggagaattcattgagcactaattacagcttgtattatttgacgaagagattaaatggcagggtatacagtaaaaatattcttgccgatgacaatgatttgcttcagttgctggcgtcgcagccacattttcctgagatttatgttgtTGAAGACGATTACAGTGGAGGAGTGTATGTTCCTTCGttcgatctccctcaatcttccGGGTATGGAGGTGAATCCAGTGCAACATTCGAAGGAGGAGACCGTGGCTGTGGAGGAGACCGTGGCTGTGGAGGATCAGGGGACCGTCGCTGGTCATCATCATCAGGGGAGTCGGGCACTCGGAAATGTTTGCTCTTCTTGCACCTATCCTTTTTACCCTTGCTCTTCAGTTTCTCCACGAATTTGCCGAAGGCCTTCTTAATCTCCTGACGGATCGTCTTCTTCACCCACTTACGATCCACCTCACCCTCGCTGGGACTGGATACAGTCCGAGATCCGCTCGACGATGAAGAAGTATGCGGCGCTGGGCGCTTGCCCGGATCTactgaatgacgagccggctcgtggggtcgagcatccctcacagggcgcgagcccggatctactgaatgacgagccggctcgtgctgtcgagcatccctcacagggccCCGGACACTGTGACTGCGAATCGTACGAGGCTGTCTAGGTACATCCTCCTCGTCCCCGCGCTCCTCCACAACACGGGCTCCGGTGCCCTGTGGAAATTGGACACCCCGAGCTAATGGGTTGTCGGGGGGCCTGAAGCTCACCGAGAGTTCGCCCGGTGTCAGCGCTGATATGAAGTAGTGACTCG is a window encoding:
- the LOC131001886 gene encoding protein ASYMMETRIC LEAVES 2, which gives rise to MASSSTTSPCAACKFLRRKCLPECVFAPYFPPDQPQKFANVHKVFGASNVTKLLNELQPHQREDAVNSLAYEADMRLRDPVYGCVGVISLLQHQLRQLQMDLSCAKSELSKYQNLGISGHGLLHHQGINLLGAGAASARDHHHFHHQLFPVTNQQMIRAFDGASGYDASSLLAMNMSASIGQLSGFPQSRAAGTAPDGRRTPVEPS